One Natronomonas gomsonensis genomic window, GACCCTGATTCGTGCAGACCTCCACGAGGCCTTCGACGCCGTCGTCACGAGCGTCGGTTGTGGCTGGCGAAAGCCCGACCCAAGAGCCTTCGAGACGGTCGCCCGCCGCCTCGACACCACCGCCGAGAGCCTCGTCCACGTCGGCGACGACCCCGCGACCGACGGCGGCATCGAGGAGTTGGGGGGCCGGTTCGTGGATGTCGACGAGGTGCCGCTGTCGGCGCTCGAATCGCGGCTGGAGGCCCGACGGTGACGGACGTTCCGCTCGGCGTCACCGTCGCCGTCCTGCTGGCGGCGGGACTGGACTGGACGCTACGGGAACCGCCCGCGGAGTACCACCCGGTGACGCTGTTCGGCCGCCTCGTCGATTCGGTCGATGCCGAGTACGACGACCCGAAACGCGCTGGCGTCGCCGTCGCCGCTATCCTCCCGATTGCCGCCGCCGTGGCCGTCTATGCGGCCCTGTGGCTGACGACCCCGCTCCCGGGCATCGTGACGGCCGTCCTCGCCGGCCTCGTCCTGTGGTCGACGTCGAGTCTCCGACTACTCATTGATGCCGCCGAGCAAGCCATCGAAGAAAGCGAGACCGACCCCGAGGCCGCCCGCGAGGTACTGCCGGCGCTGGTCGGCCGCGACACCGCCGACCTTCCGCCGGAACTCCTCCGGAGTGCGGCCGTCGAAAGCGCCGCGGAGAACTTCTCCGACGGCTTTCTCGCGCCGATTCTGGCGTTCGCGCTGTTCGCGCTCGTCTCGCTGCCCGCCGCCGCGGCCGCCGCGACGTACGTCAAATGCGTCAACACGCTGGATTCGATGCTCGGCTACCCCGGGCCGTTCGGTTGGGCCAGCGCCCGCCTCGACGACTTCGTGATGTTCGTTCCGGCCCGACT contains:
- a CDS encoding CobD/CbiB family cobalamin biosynthesis protein: MTDVPLGVTVAVLLAAGLDWTLREPPAEYHPVTLFGRLVDSVDAEYDDPKRAGVAVAAILPIAAAVAVYAALWLTTPLPGIVTAVLAGLVLWSTSSLRLLIDAAEQAIEESETDPEAAREVLPALVGRDTADLPPELLRSAAVESAAENFSDGFLAPILAFALFALVSLPAAAAAATYVKCVNTLDSMLGYPGPFGWASARLDDFVMFVPARLSSVVLGLAAGDPDAPGRARRYASVPDSPNAGWPMGSVAAAHNLRLEKPETYVLNEVADFPTVAEGHNAIRTVTRAGIATYVIVALLGVILWL